From a single Sorghum bicolor cultivar BTx623 chromosome 5, Sorghum_bicolor_NCBIv3, whole genome shotgun sequence genomic region:
- the LOC8070639 gene encoding metacaspase-9, with amino-acid sequence MEVAGGKKKMLATLVGCNYAGTENELHGCINDAHAMRAVLLDRFGFAPGDVTVLTDDHDSGGAGMLPTGANVKRTLAEMVARAAPGDVLFFHFSGHGTLVPPITGHGDRDDEAIVPCDHNLIYGTVCSTCRLRTCKP; translated from the coding sequence ATGGAGGTGGCTGGGGGGAAGAAGAAGATGCTGGCCACCCTGGTGGGGTGCAACTACGCCGGCACGGAGAACGAGCTGCACGGCTGCATCAACGACGCCCACGCCATGCGCGCCGTCCTCCTCGACCGCTTCGGCTTCGCGCCGGGCGACGTCACCGTGCTCACCGACGACCACGACAGTGGCGGCGCCGGCATGCTCCCGACCGGCGCCAACGTCAAGCGCACGCTTGCCGAAATGgtggcgcgcgcggcgcccggtgACGTGCTCTTCTTCCACTTCAGCGGCCACGGCACCCTCGTCCCTCCCATCACCGGCCATGGCGACCGTGACGACGAGGCCATCGTGCCCTGCGACCACAACCTCATCTATGGTACGGTCTGTAGTACATGTCGTCTGCGTACCTGTAAGCCATGA